From the bacterium genome, one window contains:
- a CDS encoding terpene cyclase/mutase family protein has protein sequence MPNKLAALCAILLLAVSCGQPAGRSAVPAQSEAAPAGLHPTVAWVLACRAGTGGFGCYPGDSAFTSRTGMALEALQALGALEGLEGKDELIAWLRARQQPDGGFIEAADYYLGKKFPWGTISALEPTFWAVRALSLLGAIPSDPAAAARFIRARLKPNGGYDAYEYAWGGAPEALYTTYWAVGALKELGQAVPDSARTVEWVRAQQRTRDGRGGFALSDDFFNFSSVAGTYYGVAALGLLGAAPERQSAVRAFLLSRYGQEPDGGFELGHGDNWNNYDHYSRMHDTWCAVEALARLGTPLSDSDSSRAGRPATDCAAWIAGCQNPDGGFGRFGVTDQTPLLPASEMLPTWAAVLALRCLGAAVPAPAHPAAPSREFTVHTPANRHPVVNCGDPCEVEAYRRLALPVYEHFLAATGNRLEALGMLNRWARAAVGPENGAWLTGGRGILMHGWGQCGAMSWLLQGLLTSIDYPARASFVIGDVNLEVLVPQGADSSAHWCLLIPFTNEMPDPGVAASDGSRNGWSALDLAVDYRLRHDNLNYPSRMRLGDHLFNTVRIETIDVTTGSWGTEYVLDSLTTYSSPVVEKLYPNGSY, from the coding sequence ATGCCGAATAAGCTTGCCGCACTTTGCGCGATTTTGCTCCTGGCAGTGTCCTGCGGCCAGCCCGCGGGCCGGAGTGCAGTCCCGGCGCAGTCTGAGGCCGCCCCGGCCGGTCTACACCCGACAGTGGCCTGGGTCCTGGCCTGCCGTGCGGGCACGGGTGGGTTCGGCTGCTACCCCGGCGACAGCGCGTTCACCAGCCGCACCGGTATGGCCCTGGAAGCGCTGCAGGCGCTGGGCGCGCTGGAGGGCCTGGAGGGAAAGGACGAGCTTATCGCCTGGCTGAGGGCGCGCCAGCAGCCGGACGGCGGGTTCATCGAGGCGGCGGACTACTACCTGGGCAAGAAATTTCCCTGGGGCACGATCAGTGCCCTGGAGCCGACTTTCTGGGCCGTGCGTGCGCTGAGCCTGCTGGGTGCGATCCCCTCTGACCCCGCGGCCGCGGCTCGTTTTATCCGGGCGCGCCTGAAGCCCAACGGCGGCTACGACGCCTACGAGTATGCCTGGGGCGGCGCGCCGGAGGCCCTCTACACTACATACTGGGCTGTCGGGGCGCTCAAGGAGCTGGGGCAGGCCGTGCCCGACTCCGCCCGCACTGTGGAATGGGTGCGCGCCCAGCAGCGCACCCGCGACGGCCGCGGCGGGTTCGCCCTGAGCGATGACTTTTTCAACTTTTCCTCGGTGGCGGGCACGTATTACGGCGTGGCTGCTCTTGGCCTTCTGGGGGCCGCGCCGGAGCGCCAGTCGGCGGTGCGCGCGTTCCTGCTCAGCCGCTACGGCCAGGAGCCGGACGGTGGGTTCGAGCTGGGCCACGGGGACAACTGGAACAACTACGACCACTACTCGCGCATGCACGACACCTGGTGCGCGGTGGAGGCCCTGGCCCGGCTGGGGACGCCGCTTTCCGACAGCGACAGCTCCCGCGCCGGCCGTCCGGCCACCGACTGTGCGGCCTGGATCGCGGGTTGCCAGAACCCGGATGGTGGCTTTGGGCGTTTCGGGGTGACCGATCAGACCCCGCTGCTGCCGGCCTCCGAGATGCTTCCCACCTGGGCTGCGGTGCTGGCCCTGCGGTGTCTGGGCGCGGCGGTCCCCGCTCCGGCGCACCCGGCCGCCCCAAGCCGCGAATTCACCGTCCACACCCCGGCCAACCGTCACCCGGTGGTGAACTGCGGCGACCCCTGCGAGGTGGAAGCCTACCGTCGCCTGGCCCTGCCCGTGTACGAGCATTTCCTGGCCGCCACCGGCAACCGTCTCGAGGCCCTCGGGATGCTCAACCGCTGGGCGCGGGCCGCGGTGGGCCCCGAGAACGGGGCCTGGCTCACCGGCGGGCGCGGCATCCTGATGCACGGCTGGGGCCAGTGCGGAGCGATGAGCTGGCTGCTCCAGGGCTTGCTCACCAGCATCGACTACCCAGCCCGGGCCAGTTTCGTGATCGGGGATGTCAACCTGGAGGTGCTGGTGCCGCAGGGGGCGGACAGCAGCGCGCACTGGTGCCTTCTGATCCCGTTCACCAACGAGATGCCCGACCCGGGCGTGGCTGCATCCGACGGCAGCCGCAACGGCTGGAGCGCCCTGGACCTGGCCGTGGACTACCGCCTGCGCCACGACAACCTCAACTATCCCTCGCGCATGCGCCTGGGCGACCACCTGTTCAACACGGTCCGGATCGAGACCATCGACGTGACAACGGGAAGTTGGGGAACGGAATACGTCCTGGACAGCCTGACCACCTACAGCAGTCCGGTGGTTGAAAAACTGTACCCGAATGGAAGCTACTGA
- a CDS encoding phosphotransferase codes for MDKDIPQWKEFACGSLDAAGEVTFRLLAGDGSTRRFYRVGGLDRPAVLMVNPGPPRHDERGVDENETWVYLAGLFRSLGAGAPEVYRFAREAGLILIEDLGDRLLQQSVEEHGAGSAWTAALYRRLLDTLLVLQVDGFRRLEPERLFNRDYDPEFMFRWEGMYFATQFAGRLCGHSDPALEGELARLAAAAGEWMNGQVLIYRDFQSRNVMLGPRESLRLVDFQGARPGPPSYDVSSLLFDPYVQLGDSLRLELIEYYHAALERRDPDLAAEFSAQFQFVAAHRIMQALGAYAKLALTDGKTEFLRYAPHGLADLRHLLEGQEFAPFTVLRRVVARLEPPEMV; via the coding sequence ATGGACAAGGATATTCCGCAGTGGAAAGAATTCGCCTGCGGCAGCCTCGATGCGGCCGGGGAGGTAACGTTCCGCCTTCTGGCCGGTGACGGTTCCACGCGGAGGTTTTACCGTGTGGGCGGGCTCGATCGGCCCGCGGTGCTGATGGTGAACCCCGGTCCGCCGCGGCACGACGAGCGCGGGGTGGATGAGAACGAGACCTGGGTCTACCTGGCCGGGCTGTTCCGCAGTCTGGGGGCGGGTGCGCCGGAGGTCTACAGGTTCGCGCGCGAGGCCGGTCTCATCCTGATCGAGGATCTGGGCGACCGCCTCCTTCAGCAGTCGGTGGAGGAACATGGGGCCGGCTCGGCCTGGACCGCCGCGCTCTACCGCCGCCTGCTGGACACGCTGCTCGTGCTGCAGGTCGACGGTTTCCGCCGCCTGGAGCCGGAGCGTCTTTTCAACCGCGACTACGACCCGGAGTTCATGTTCCGCTGGGAGGGGATGTACTTCGCGACCCAGTTCGCCGGACGCCTTTGCGGGCACAGCGACCCGGCCCTGGAAGGCGAACTGGCCCGCCTGGCCGCGGCGGCAGGGGAGTGGATGAATGGACAGGTCCTCATCTACCGCGATTTCCAGAGCCGCAACGTGATGCTTGGGCCCCGGGAGAGCCTGCGGCTGGTCGATTTCCAGGGGGCGCGCCCCGGGCCGCCCTCCTACGATGTGTCGAGCCTTCTGTTCGACCCCTACGTTCAGCTTGGCGACAGCCTGCGCCTGGAGCTTATCGAATACTACCACGCGGCCCTGGAGCGCCGTGACCCGGACCTGGCAGCCGAGTTCAGCGCGCAGTTCCAGTTTGTCGCCGCCCACCGCATAATGCAGGCCCTGGGGGCCTACGCCAAGCTGGCCCTGACCGACGGCAAGACCGAGTTCCTGCGCTACGCCCCGCACGGTCTGGCGGACCTGCGGCACCTGCTGGAGGGACAGGAGTTCGCCCCGTTCACCGTCCTGAGAAGGGTAGTGGCGCGCCTGGAGCCGCCGGAAATGGTTTGA
- a CDS encoding glucose-1-phosphate adenylyltransferase has translation MVWNRDTLAVILGGGRGTRLAPLTLARAKPAINLAGKFRLIDIPVSNCINSNVMKIFVATQFLSTGLHRHLFSTYRFDRFSEGFVEPLSAEQTPTNAQWFQGTADAIRQSLHYIVEWNIKYVLILSGDHLYSMDYRRILQFHADRNAEVTVSTIPLPEQDVSRMGIMQLDENARIVNFVEKPKDPAVQRQMQSSEQTIASFGIDPSGRRHLGSMGIYVFNKSTLLEMLNNYSHTDFGREVIPEAVRSKRTFAYVYDGYWEDIGTIEAYYHTNLRLTDPLPPFDFYREEWPIYTHPRYLPGVKINGGQVERAILCEGSVVDRAEIHHSIVGIRQMINEGTHIRDSLILGADYYDREDSLEAEKGAPCDIPLGIGRKVTIERAIIDKNTHIGDGAKIRSWEGRPDEDGDGFYVRSGVVIIPRGGVVQPGREI, from the coding sequence ATGGTCTGGAACCGTGACACCCTGGCGGTTATACTCGGAGGAGGACGCGGCACGAGGCTCGCCCCGCTGACCCTGGCCCGCGCCAAGCCGGCGATCAACCTGGCAGGCAAATTCCGCCTGATCGACATCCCGGTTTCCAACTGCATCAATTCCAATGTGATGAAAATATTCGTCGCCACGCAGTTTCTCTCCACCGGCCTGCACCGGCACCTTTTCTCCACCTACCGTTTCGACCGTTTCTCCGAGGGTTTCGTCGAGCCGCTCTCGGCCGAGCAGACCCCGACCAATGCCCAGTGGTTCCAGGGCACCGCGGATGCGATCCGCCAGAGCCTGCATTATATAGTCGAGTGGAACATCAAGTACGTGCTGATCCTGTCCGGGGACCACCTGTACTCCATGGACTACCGCCGCATCCTGCAGTTCCACGCCGACCGGAACGCCGAGGTCACGGTGAGCACGATCCCGCTGCCCGAGCAGGATGTCAGCCGGATGGGGATCATGCAACTGGATGAGAACGCCCGGATCGTCAATTTCGTGGAAAAGCCCAAGGACCCGGCCGTGCAGCGCCAGATGCAATCCAGCGAGCAGACCATCGCCAGTTTCGGCATCGACCCGTCGGGGCGCCGCCACCTGGGCTCGATGGGCATCTACGTGTTCAACAAGAGCACCCTGCTCGAGATGCTGAACAACTACTCGCACACCGATTTCGGGCGCGAGGTGATCCCCGAGGCGGTCCGTTCCAAGCGCACGTTCGCCTACGTGTACGACGGGTACTGGGAGGACATCGGGACCATCGAGGCCTATTACCACACTAACCTGAGGCTGACTGACCCGCTGCCGCCGTTCGATTTCTACCGCGAGGAATGGCCGATCTACACCCATCCGCGCTACCTGCCCGGAGTGAAAATCAACGGCGGGCAGGTCGAGCGGGCGATCCTGTGCGAGGGCAGCGTGGTCGACCGCGCCGAGATTCATCACAGCATCGTGGGCATCCGCCAGATGATCAACGAGGGCACGCATATCCGCGACAGCCTGATCCTGGGGGCCGACTACTACGACCGTGAAGACTCACTGGAAGCCGAGAAAGGCGCGCCCTGCGATATCCCGCTGGGTATCGGCCGCAAGGTGACCATTGAGCGGGCGATCATCGACAAGAACACCCACATCGGCGACGGGGCGAAGATACGCTCGTGGGAGGGACGGCCGGATGAGGACGGGGACGGGTTCTACGTGCGCTCGGGGGTGGTCATAATCCCGCGCGGCGGGGTGGTGCAGCCGGGACGGGAAATCTGA
- a CDS encoding hydrolase, translating to MPEHEYTRHSGLLDSRRTLLLVVDVQERLMPVIDNTERVTLNIRRLVQGAGVLGLPVLATEQYPKGLGLTVASVRELLDNSCLREKLTFSCLGEPAILGFLKTAARGTVLVCGAEAHVCVSQTVHDLLAAGFRVHVAADAVSSRDPENRRLALERMARAGATITSTEAALFELLERAGTEQFRAVSKLVK from the coding sequence ATGCCAGAACATGAGTATACCCGTCATTCCGGCCTGCTCGACAGCCGCCGGACCCTTCTGCTGGTGGTGGACGTTCAGGAGCGACTTATGCCGGTGATCGACAACACCGAGCGGGTGACGCTCAATATCCGCCGCCTGGTCCAGGGCGCCGGCGTGCTGGGCCTTCCTGTGCTGGCCACCGAGCAGTACCCCAAGGGCCTCGGCCTCACTGTGGCGTCAGTGCGCGAGCTGCTGGATAATTCCTGTCTGCGCGAGAAGCTCACATTCTCCTGCCTGGGCGAGCCGGCGATCCTGGGTTTCCTGAAAACAGCGGCACGCGGCACAGTGCTGGTCTGCGGGGCGGAGGCGCACGTGTGCGTGAGCCAGACCGTGCACGACCTTCTGGCCGCCGGCTTCCGGGTTCACGTGGCCGCGGATGCCGTCTCCTCGCGCGACCCGGAGAACCGGAGGCTGGCCCTGGAGCGCATGGCCCGCGCCGGGGCCACGATCACGAGCACCGAGGCGGCCCTGTTCGAGCTGCTGGAGCGCGCCGGCACGGAGCAGTTCCGGGCGGTGTCGAAATTGGTGAAGTGA
- a CDS encoding TatD family hydrolase, producing MSLEYIDTHAHLNDPAFDPDLEAVLERARAAGVTRIVNVGADDKTSVKSLEQAARHGCLRVTVGLHPHEASRFTGSMLGLFDSLAADSRVVAIGETGLDYHYMHSPREAQLKSLEAQLDLADSLSLPVVLHCREAYPEMASLLEERAARGHHAPWMVHCYAGTLEELERFIALDCWFSLGGMVTFRNYSNQAVVRRIPLDRLLLETDAPYLAPIPHRGSRCEPWMLPISAERIAQIRGETVETVAAACLENSTALFEFTA from the coding sequence ATGAGCCTGGAATACATCGACACGCACGCCCACCTGAACGACCCGGCCTTTGATCCCGACCTGGAAGCCGTGCTGGAGCGCGCCCGCGCCGCCGGGGTGACCCGCATAGTCAACGTGGGCGCGGATGACAAAACAAGCGTCAAGTCCCTGGAGCAGGCGGCGCGGCACGGCTGCCTCCGCGTCACCGTGGGCCTGCACCCGCACGAGGCCTCGCGCTTCACCGGCAGCATGCTTGGTCTTTTCGACTCCCTGGCCGCGGACAGCCGCGTGGTGGCGATAGGCGAAACCGGCCTCGACTACCACTACATGCACAGCCCGCGCGAGGCCCAGCTCAAGAGCCTGGAGGCCCAGCTCGACCTGGCCGACAGCCTGAGCCTGCCCGTGGTGCTGCACTGCCGCGAGGCCTACCCCGAAATGGCCTCGCTCCTGGAGGAGCGCGCCGCGCGCGGCCACCACGCCCCCTGGATGGTGCACTGCTACGCCGGCACGCTGGAGGAGCTGGAGCGGTTCATCGCGCTGGACTGCTGGTTCTCGCTGGGGGGGATGGTTACTTTCAGGAACTACTCCAACCAGGCCGTGGTGCGGCGTATACCGTTGGACAGACTGCTCTTGGAGACCGACGCCCCCTACCTGGCGCCGATACCGCACCGGGGGAGCCGCTGTGAGCCCTGGATGCTGCCCATTTCCGCGGAGCGAATCGCGCAGATACGGGGGGAGACTGTCGAAACCGTAGCCGCCGCCTGCCTGGAAAACAGCACGGCCCTGTTCGAGTTCACCGCCTGA
- a CDS encoding methyltransferase, translating into MNSRERVRTALAHREPDRMPIDLGGMTSTGIAALAYHELKKYLGITGGAVRVIDVAQMLAAIEEPVLRRLGVDVVPLPHHDAGWGWDVWNYRGVRSWRLEGWPEFQVSSCLNTETDASDNIYILNERGRRVAVKPADGFYFDPLPEAPGELPALEDFSLPSSLSQEQLRYYETTARGLYENTDYAILGPALGYGLFGLNLGGLENWLCALVEQPERVGELLDKAVESNIAVISQFCEVGARYVESIIFSDDLGTQHSQWISEDLFRRVFAPRYKRVFDWIHRNTNLRVFFHCCGSIPGLIQPLIECGVDILNPVQTSADGMDPQWLKSTFGDRLTFWGGGVDTQHGLLFSSLEDLTADVRRRVGIFAPGGGYVFNPIHNLQPGSDPARIVACYDTAREAGVYH; encoded by the coding sequence ATGAATTCAAGAGAGAGAGTGCGCACCGCGCTGGCCCACCGTGAGCCGGACCGTATGCCGATTGACCTTGGGGGCATGACCTCCACCGGGATCGCCGCCCTGGCCTATCACGAGCTGAAAAAGTATCTCGGGATCACCGGGGGCGCGGTCCGGGTGATCGATGTCGCCCAGATGCTGGCCGCGATCGAGGAGCCGGTGCTGCGCCGCCTGGGGGTGGATGTGGTCCCTCTGCCGCACCATGATGCCGGCTGGGGCTGGGATGTCTGGAACTACCGGGGAGTCAGGAGTTGGCGGCTCGAGGGCTGGCCCGAGTTCCAGGTGTCGAGTTGTCTGAATACCGAGACCGATGCGAGCGACAATATATACATTCTGAACGAGCGGGGACGGCGCGTGGCGGTCAAGCCGGCGGATGGCTTCTATTTCGACCCGCTGCCCGAGGCCCCCGGCGAGCTGCCCGCGCTGGAGGATTTCAGCCTACCGTCCTCGCTCAGCCAGGAGCAGCTCCGCTACTACGAGACCACCGCCCGCGGCCTGTACGAGAACACGGACTATGCGATCCTGGGGCCAGCCCTGGGCTATGGCCTGTTCGGGCTGAACCTGGGCGGCCTGGAGAACTGGCTCTGCGCCCTGGTCGAGCAGCCGGAGCGGGTGGGCGAGCTTCTGGACAAGGCGGTCGAGAGCAACATCGCTGTGATCAGCCAGTTCTGTGAGGTGGGCGCGCGGTATGTCGAGTCGATCATTTTCAGCGATGACCTGGGCACCCAGCACTCGCAGTGGATCAGCGAAGATCTGTTCCGCCGGGTGTTCGCCCCGCGCTACAAGCGGGTGTTCGACTGGATTCACCGGAATACGAATCTGCGTGTGTTCTTCCATTGCTGCGGCTCGATCCCGGGCCTGATCCAACCGCTCATCGAGTGCGGGGTGGATATCCTGAACCCGGTCCAGACCAGCGCGGATGGGATGGACCCGCAGTGGCTCAAGAGCACGTTCGGCGACCGCTTGACTTTCTGGGGCGGCGGCGTGGACACCCAGCACGGACTTCTTTTCAGCTCCCTGGAGGACTTGACCGCGGATGTTCGCCGTCGGGTCGGGATTTTCGCCCCCGGCGGTGGGTATGTGTTCAACCCGATCCACAACCTTCAGCCCGGCAGCGACCCGGCCAGAATAGTGGCCTGTTATGACACTGCCCGCGAGGCGGGGGTTTATCACTGA
- a CDS encoding cupin domain-containing protein, whose product MDHDLKPVHETGIMATYHPDRWSKDLVNAFSGATAGFSIGVALYTSDTFGEIQVHDDQEAVYVVSGVGEIRIGDKFYPVGPGSAAYIPKGTPHATRRTSDEPVKVIYAHGQV is encoded by the coding sequence TTGGACCACGACCTCAAGCCGGTGCACGAGACCGGCATCATGGCAACCTACCATCCCGACCGCTGGAGCAAGGACCTGGTGAACGCCTTCAGCGGGGCCACCGCCGGTTTCAGTATCGGAGTGGCGCTCTACACCAGCGACACTTTCGGCGAGATCCAGGTGCATGACGACCAGGAGGCCGTGTATGTGGTCTCCGGGGTGGGCGAGATTCGTATCGGCGACAAATTCTATCCGGTGGGCCCCGGCTCGGCGGCCTACATCCCCAAGGGCACACCGCACGCCACGCGGCGGACCTCGGATGAGCCGGTCAAAGTGATCTACGCCCACGGGCAGGTCTGA
- a CDS encoding DUF2461 domain-containing protein has translation MVKKNFPPFQGLSRDSFEFMAELGANNNRQWFEQNRERWESVRDQLCSVCVALTPFVTHLDPGLETEPKSGRCLGRINRDTRFSADKHPYRDYVDILFFPSAHRRTTAPGLAVGLTSEFCYIGTWRGAQMEDWRARFLANVTALPDIFERYAQSQDNFKAFWLEGQSFTRSRAKGLPPLADQWTRRKFYYMGLTVPAAEVASAGDSILETVERTFARLYPLYLFNTSERLAADLEAFKQKFPEVRL, from the coding sequence TTGGTCAAAAAGAACTTTCCACCCTTCCAAGGCTTAAGCCGTGACTCGTTCGAGTTCATGGCCGAGCTGGGAGCAAACAACAACCGTCAGTGGTTCGAGCAGAACCGCGAGCGCTGGGAGTCGGTGCGGGACCAGCTCTGCTCGGTCTGTGTTGCGCTGACTCCCTTTGTCACACACCTGGACCCGGGGCTCGAAACCGAGCCCAAGAGCGGGCGCTGCCTGGGACGGATCAACCGGGACACGCGTTTCAGTGCGGACAAGCACCCCTACCGCGACTATGTCGACATCCTGTTCTTCCCCTCGGCGCACCGACGCACTACCGCGCCGGGGCTGGCCGTGGGCCTCACCTCCGAGTTCTGCTATATCGGCACCTGGCGCGGGGCGCAGATGGAGGATTGGCGCGCGCGGTTTCTGGCGAATGTCACCGCCCTGCCAGACATCTTCGAGCGTTACGCCCAAAGCCAGGACAATTTCAAGGCGTTCTGGCTCGAAGGCCAGAGTTTCACCCGGTCGCGGGCCAAGGGCCTTCCCCCATTGGCCGACCAGTGGACACGGCGCAAGTTCTACTACATGGGTCTGACTGTGCCGGCCGCCGAGGTGGCCTCTGCCGGAGATTCGATCCTGGAGACAGTGGAACGCACTTTCGCCCGTCTCTACCCGTTGTACCTGTTCAACACCTCAGAGCGCCTGGCGGCTGACCTGGAGGCGTTCAAGCAAAAATTCCCGGAGGTGAGGCTCTGA
- a CDS encoding sodium:solute symporter family protein, translated as MSFFFLIFVVIVYLLVVGYLGFLGYRKTNSATDYLLAGRSTHPFIMSMSYGATFISTSAIVGFGGMAGRFGMGLLWLVFLNIFVGIFIAFVFFGNRTRMMGYHLDAHTFPEFIGKRYGSKFIQVYGGVLIFLAMPLYAGVVLIGGARYIEIYMGLPYMVGLFIFTLIVAAYVIAGGLKGVLYTDALQGTIMFFGMAFLGIYTYSILGGFSGAHQALTDLAGKVPEKLAAMGHVGWTAMPKAFSQWWYILVTTIILGVGIGVLAQPQLVVRFMTVKSQRELNRAVPVGGLFILMIPGVAYVVGALSNVYFFRTQGVLAEEAAGGNVDKIIPLFISSALPQWFGAIFMLILLAAAMSTLSGQLHAMGTAMSRDIYQQLTRKTVKDNTVKLTRISISIGIVIVMWLGSVLPESIIARGTAIFFGLCAASFLPLYALGLYWRRVTPAAAKVSLIFGSLGSLLYALFIHGSEAKPLGVCQMLFGQPVLADFPMSVIDPIIVVFPLNLLLIVVVSLFTTPQDRPFLDKLFSRD; from the coding sequence ATGTCATTTTTCTTCCTCATCTTTGTGGTTATCGTATATCTGCTGGTAGTGGGCTACCTGGGTTTCCTGGGTTACCGCAAGACCAACAGCGCCACGGATTACCTTCTGGCCGGGCGCAGCACGCACCCGTTCATCATGTCGATGTCCTACGGGGCCACGTTCATCTCCACCTCGGCCATCGTGGGGTTCGGCGGCATGGCCGGGCGTTTCGGCATGGGCCTTCTGTGGCTGGTGTTCCTCAATATCTTCGTTGGAATCTTCATCGCATTTGTCTTTTTCGGCAACCGGACCCGTATGATGGGCTACCATCTGGATGCCCACACATTCCCGGAATTCATCGGCAAGCGCTACGGCAGCAAGTTCATCCAGGTCTACGGCGGAGTGCTTATTTTTCTGGCCATGCCGCTGTACGCCGGAGTGGTGTTGATCGGAGGGGCGCGCTACATCGAGATCTACATGGGGCTGCCCTACATGGTCGGGCTGTTCATTTTCACCCTGATCGTGGCGGCCTATGTGATCGCGGGCGGGTTAAAGGGCGTGCTGTACACGGATGCCCTGCAGGGGACGATCATGTTTTTCGGCATGGCGTTCCTGGGCATCTACACCTACAGCATCCTGGGTGGGTTCAGCGGGGCGCACCAGGCCCTGACCGACCTGGCGGGCAAGGTGCCGGAGAAACTGGCCGCCATGGGCCATGTGGGCTGGACCGCGATGCCCAAGGCGTTCTCGCAATGGTGGTATATTCTGGTCACCACGATCATCCTGGGCGTGGGGATCGGCGTACTGGCCCAGCCGCAGCTTGTCGTGCGGTTCATGACCGTCAAGAGCCAGCGCGAGCTGAACCGCGCCGTCCCGGTGGGTGGCCTGTTCATCCTGATGATCCCCGGTGTGGCCTATGTGGTCGGGGCGCTCTCCAATGTCTATTTCTTCCGCACTCAGGGAGTGCTGGCGGAGGAGGCGGCCGGCGGCAACGTGGACAAGATCATCCCGCTGTTCATCTCCAGCGCTCTTCCGCAGTGGTTCGGCGCGATTTTCATGCTGATTCTGCTGGCTGCGGCAATGAGCACCCTGTCCGGGCAGTTACACGCCATGGGCACGGCGATGAGCCGGGACATTTACCAGCAGCTAACTCGCAAGACGGTGAAGGACAACACGGTCAAGCTGACACGCATCTCGATCTCGATCGGGATTGTGATCGTGATGTGGCTGGGCAGCGTGCTGCCTGAAAGTATCATCGCGCGCGGCACGGCGATTTTCTTCGGGCTGTGCGCCGCGAGTTTCCTGCCGTTGTATGCGCTGGGATTGTACTGGCGGAGGGTGACTCCAGCGGCGGCCAAAGTCAGCCTGATTTTCGGTTCGCTGGGCAGCCTGCTTTACGCTCTGTTCATCCACGGCAGCGAGGCCAAGCCGCTGGGCGTGTGCCAGATGCTTTTCGGGCAGCCGGTGCTGGCCGATTTCCCGATGTCGGTGATCGACCCGATTATCGTGGTTTTCCCCTTGAACTTGCTGCTGATTGTTGTGGTCAGTCTGTTCACCACCCCGCAGGACCGTCCGTTCCTGGACAAGCTTTTCAGCCGGGACTGA